One window of Paenibacillus albicereus genomic DNA carries:
- a CDS encoding helix-turn-helix transcriptional regulator: MKRAEGTAIKLSTRQKKIVETVRRRAPITGEQIAERLGVTRPAIRSDLGLLVMLGYLDAKPKVGYFLGSRDESESERTADSTVAAALLPLGEVMSVPVVQRETATVSDAVVTLFLENVGSLTVVDEAGRLAGIVSRKDLLKVALGNPQAAAMPLGLVMTRLSNLATVTPEQTVREAMAVMIAREIDGLPVVRPLGDGPDAGLEVVGRITKTTVTRLFYEASAES; the protein is encoded by the coding sequence ATGAAGCGAGCGGAGGGAACGGCGATCAAACTATCGACGAGGCAAAAGAAAATCGTAGAGACGGTCCGCCGCCGCGCGCCGATCACGGGCGAGCAGATCGCGGAGCGGCTCGGAGTGACCCGTCCGGCGATCCGCTCGGACCTCGGGCTGCTCGTCATGCTCGGCTATCTCGACGCCAAGCCCAAGGTCGGCTACTTCCTCGGCAGCCGCGACGAGTCGGAGTCGGAGCGGACCGCCGACTCGACGGTCGCCGCCGCTCTGCTGCCTTTGGGCGAGGTGATGAGCGTGCCGGTCGTGCAGCGCGAGACGGCGACGGTGAGCGATGCGGTCGTGACGCTTTTTCTGGAGAATGTCGGGAGCCTCACCGTCGTCGACGAGGCCGGCCGGCTGGCGGGCATCGTCTCTCGCAAGGATCTGCTCAAGGTCGCGCTCGGCAACCCGCAAGCGGCCGCGATGCCGCTCGGCCTCGTCATGACGCGGCTGTCCAATCTGGCGACGGTGACGCCGGAGCAGACGGTGCGCGAGGCGATGGCGGTCATGATCGCCCGCGAGATCGACGGCCTGCCGGTCGTGCGGCCGCTCGGGGACGGGCCGGACGCGGGGCTGGAGGTCGTCGGGCGCATCACCAAGACGACCGTCACCCGGCTGTTTTACGAGGCGTCGGCGGAAAGCTAG
- the ppdK gene encoding pyruvate, phosphate dikinase, giving the protein MTAKRVYAFEEGRADMKELLGGKGAGLAAMTAAGVPVPPGFTVTTEACRDYALSGGMLEEPLWAEIREALAVLEERGGQRLGDRADPLLVSVRSGAVVSMPGMMDTILNLGLNDETAEGLAAITGDERFAYDCYRRLIAMFGQVVLGVEGWRFERLLEARKEAAGAETDQQLSADDWRELALAYQQLVLRHAGRPFPQDVLEQLRLAVEAVFRSWDNPRARVYRSVNRIDGASGTAVTVQRMVFGNKGADCGTGVVFTRDPSTGEPGLYGEFLLNAQGEDVVAGVRTPQPIASLAEALPHAHAELDRWGRTLEERYGDMQDIEFTIERGRLFLLQTRTGKRGAQAALRIAVDLVREGRIAREEAVRRVELAHLEQLLHRGIDESAAAETLAKGLPASPGAAIGRAVFDADTAERWSRDGQPVILVRPETTPDDIHGVLAAEGILTSRGGMTSHAAVVARGMGKPAVCGCEALEVDAEAKRLAVRGSGAEAIAEGDWLTIDGGTGRVIAGRMPLREPAVTEELLQVLRWADELRLLEVHANADTPEDARAARRLGAQGIGLCRTEHMFFAPERLVVMQRMIAAETDEAREAALAELRPMQQADFEGLLEAMDGLPVTIRLLDPPLHEFLPGREELQRKLEAAAGAERAELEALLRRSDALREANPMLGQRGCRLGIMHPEIYRMQAEALCLAAAACAERGVDVRAEIMIPLVGEAAELGLLRAEVEAVAERLLPEALRRERPIRVGTMIEVPRAALTARRIAEHADFFSFGTNDLTQMTYGCSRDDAEGKFLARYVERKLLPFNPFQVLDEEGVGQLIRIATEAGRAARPGLKAGICGEHGGERDSIFFCHEIGLDYVSCSPYRIPMARIAAAQAALARPRRDAAPSALADALPV; this is encoded by the coding sequence ATGACCGCCAAACGCGTCTATGCGTTCGAGGAAGGCCGCGCGGACATGAAGGAGCTGCTCGGCGGCAAGGGAGCGGGACTCGCGGCCATGACCGCCGCCGGCGTGCCGGTGCCGCCGGGCTTCACGGTCACGACGGAAGCGTGCCGGGACTACGCCCTTTCGGGCGGCATGCTGGAGGAGCCGCTGTGGGCGGAGATCCGGGAGGCGCTCGCAGTGCTGGAGGAGCGCGGCGGCCAGCGGCTGGGCGACCGTGCCGACCCGCTGCTCGTTTCCGTTCGCTCCGGAGCGGTCGTGTCGATGCCGGGCATGATGGACACGATCCTCAACCTCGGGCTCAACGACGAGACGGCGGAGGGGCTCGCCGCGATCACCGGCGACGAGCGCTTCGCCTACGACTGCTACCGCCGCCTCATCGCCATGTTCGGCCAAGTCGTGCTCGGCGTCGAGGGCTGGCGCTTCGAGCGGCTGCTGGAGGCGCGCAAGGAAGCGGCCGGAGCAGAAACGGACCAGCAGCTCTCGGCGGACGATTGGCGCGAGCTCGCCCTGGCCTACCAGCAGCTCGTGCTCCGGCACGCCGGGCGTCCGTTTCCGCAGGATGTGCTGGAACAGCTGAGGCTCGCCGTCGAGGCGGTGTTCCGCTCGTGGGACAATCCGCGCGCCCGCGTCTACCGCAGCGTGAACCGCATCGACGGCGCGAGCGGAACGGCCGTGACGGTGCAGCGGATGGTGTTCGGCAACAAAGGCGCGGACTGCGGCACCGGCGTCGTCTTCACCCGCGATCCGTCGACGGGGGAGCCCGGCCTGTACGGCGAGTTCCTGCTGAACGCGCAGGGCGAGGACGTCGTCGCCGGCGTCCGCACGCCGCAGCCGATCGCTTCGCTCGCCGAAGCGCTGCCGCACGCGCATGCCGAGCTGGACCGCTGGGGCCGCACGCTGGAGGAACGGTACGGCGACATGCAGGACATCGAGTTCACGATCGAGCGAGGGCGGCTGTTCCTGCTGCAGACCCGGACGGGCAAAAGAGGCGCCCAAGCCGCGCTCCGCATCGCCGTCGACCTCGTCCGCGAAGGAAGGATCGCCCGCGAGGAGGCGGTGCGCCGGGTGGAGCTGGCGCATCTGGAGCAGCTGCTCCATCGCGGCATCGACGAATCGGCTGCGGCGGAGACGCTGGCCAAGGGCTTGCCGGCTTCGCCGGGAGCGGCGATCGGCCGGGCGGTGTTCGACGCCGATACGGCAGAGCGCTGGAGCCGGGACGGCCAGCCGGTCATTCTCGTGCGTCCCGAGACGACGCCGGATGACATCCACGGCGTGCTCGCCGCCGAAGGCATCCTGACGAGCCGCGGCGGGATGACGAGCCATGCGGCCGTCGTGGCGCGCGGCATGGGCAAGCCGGCCGTCTGCGGCTGCGAGGCGCTGGAGGTCGACGCCGAGGCGAAGCGGCTCGCCGTGCGCGGCAGCGGAGCCGAGGCGATCGCCGAAGGCGACTGGCTGACGATCGACGGCGGCACGGGCCGCGTCATCGCGGGCCGCATGCCGCTGCGCGAGCCGGCGGTGACGGAGGAGCTGCTGCAGGTGCTGCGCTGGGCCGACGAGCTGCGCCTGCTGGAGGTGCATGCCAACGCCGACACGCCGGAGGATGCGCGCGCCGCGCGCCGGCTTGGCGCGCAGGGCATCGGGCTGTGCCGGACGGAGCATATGTTTTTCGCGCCGGAGCGGCTGGTCGTCATGCAGCGCATGATCGCCGCCGAGACCGACGAGGCGCGGGAAGCGGCGCTGGCGGAGCTGCGCCCGATGCAGCAGGCCGACTTCGAAGGGCTGCTGGAGGCGATGGACGGCCTGCCGGTGACGATCCGGCTGCTCGACCCTCCGCTGCATGAGTTCCTGCCGGGCCGCGAGGAGCTGCAGCGCAAGCTCGAGGCTGCGGCCGGCGCGGAGCGCGCCGAGCTGGAGGCGCTGCTGCGCCGCTCGGATGCGCTGCGCGAGGCCAACCCGATGCTCGGCCAGCGCGGCTGCCGGCTCGGCATCATGCATCCGGAGATTTACCGGATGCAGGCGGAGGCGCTGTGCCTGGCGGCCGCGGCCTGCGCGGAGCGCGGCGTCGACGTGCGGGCGGAGATCATGATCCCGCTCGTCGGCGAGGCGGCGGAGCTCGGCCTGCTGCGGGCCGAGGTCGAGGCCGTGGCGGAGCGGCTGCTGCCGGAGGCGCTGCGGCGCGAGCGGCCGATCCGCGTCGGCACGATGATCGAGGTGCCGCGCGCGGCGCTGACGGCCCGGCGGATCGCGGAGCATGCGGACTTCTTTTCCTTCGGCACGAACGACCTGACGCAGATGACCTACGGCTGCAGCCGCGACGACGCCGAGGGCAAGTTCCTCGCGCGCTACGTCGAGCGCAAGCTGCTGCCGTTCAATCCGTTCCAGGTGCTCGACGAGGAAGGCGTCGGCCAGCTCATCCGCATCGCCACGGAGGCGGGGCGGGCGGCTCGACCGGGCCTGAAGGCCGGCATCTGCGGCGAGCACGGCGGCGAGCGCGACTCGATCTTCTTCTGCCACGAGATCGGCCTCGACTACGTCAGCTGCTCGCCGTACCGCATCCCGATGGCGCGCATCGCGGCCGCCCAGGCCGCTCTCGCCCGGCCGCGCCGGGACGCGGCTCCGTCCGCCCTGGCGGACGCGTTGCCGGTGTGA
- a CDS encoding GapA-binding peptide SR1P — MKTGQSAAAGSLHYGLVLCPSCNEIIDTLPTNRVKIFHSLCDSPACREAAARSAGLGFAPPASGAAGEGERP; from the coding sequence ATGAAGACCGGACAATCCGCTGCCGCAGGCAGCCTGCACTACGGCCTCGTCCTATGCCCGAGCTGCAACGAAATCATCGATACGCTGCCGACGAACCGGGTCAAAATCTTCCATAGCTTGTGCGACTCGCCGGCGTGCCGGGAGGCCGCGGCCCGATCGGCCGGACTCGGCTTCGCGCCGCCGGCGAGCGGCGCCGCAGGAGAGGGGGAGCGCCCATGA
- a CDS encoding type I glyceraldehyde-3-phosphate dehydrogenase → MRIAISGTGRIGRLCIRRLLDLPEGSNLELVAINTTCTPDMLVHLLEYDTVHGRWPGRVRTDGETLLRLEAADRHGPNRVDHAFESAPSRPAPSRIEHDSERTPTPPSRQIELLSERDTVPPSRRIELVSERDPSRLPWKRLGIDLVIDATGSFTDRAGMEKHIAAGAGRVLLTSPGEADLTAVMGVNDDWYNSSAHRFVSAASCTTNCLAPVLKAVHEAFGVKGGWATSIHAFTSDQNHLDNPHRDWRRARACGSSIVPAATGMSKALREVLPELAPVMRGSAVRVPVADVSLLQLQLELAEAASADELREALRQAAAGPLAPYVGYAELPLVSADYIGCDKSAVVDGPSVLARGSSVQLSAWYDNEWGYACRVIDLAARMAERSPAASGRTGAEAVRV, encoded by the coding sequence ATGCGAATCGCCATCAGCGGCACGGGAAGAATCGGCCGCCTCTGCATCCGCCGGCTGCTGGACCTGCCGGAGGGCTCGAACCTGGAGCTCGTCGCCATCAACACGACCTGCACTCCCGACATGCTCGTCCATCTGCTGGAATACGACACCGTGCACGGCCGCTGGCCGGGACGGGTGAGGACGGACGGCGAGACGCTGCTGCGGCTGGAAGCCGCCGATCGGCACGGACCGAACCGAGTCGACCATGCTTTTGAATCGGCTCCGTCTCGGCCGGCTCCGTCACGGATCGAGCATGATTCCGAACGGACTCCGACCCCGCCATCCCGCCAAATCGAGCTCCTATCCGAACGGGACACCGTCCCGCCATCCCGCCGAATCGAGCTCGTATCCGAACGGGACCCGTCCCGGCTGCCGTGGAAGCGGCTCGGCATCGATCTCGTCATCGACGCGACCGGATCATTCACCGATCGGGCCGGCATGGAGAAGCATATCGCGGCCGGAGCGGGACGCGTCCTGCTCACCTCTCCGGGCGAAGCCGACCTGACCGCCGTCATGGGCGTCAACGATGACTGGTACAATTCGTCGGCGCATCGCTTCGTCTCCGCCGCCTCCTGCACGACCAACTGCCTCGCTCCCGTGCTGAAGGCGGTGCATGAAGCTTTCGGCGTGAAAGGGGGATGGGCGACATCGATCCATGCCTTCACCAGCGACCAGAACCATCTGGACAATCCGCATCGCGACTGGCGCCGGGCCCGCGCCTGCGGCTCCTCCATCGTTCCTGCCGCTACGGGCATGTCCAAAGCGCTGCGCGAGGTGCTGCCGGAGCTGGCTCCCGTCATGCGCGGCTCGGCGGTGCGCGTGCCCGTCGCCGACGTGTCGCTGCTGCAGCTGCAGCTCGAGCTGGCCGAGGCCGCTTCCGCGGATGAGCTGCGCGAGGCGCTGCGGCAGGCGGCTGCCGGGCCGCTGGCGCCTTATGTCGGCTATGCCGAGCTGCCGCTCGTCTCCGCCGACTACATCGGCTGCGACAAGTCGGCGGTCGTCGACGGGCCTAGCGTGCTGGCTCGCGGCTCATCCGTGCAGCTGAGCGCCTGGTACGACAACGAATGGGGCTACGCCTGCCGGGTCATCGACCTGGCGGCACGGATGGCGGAGCGATCCCCGGCAGCATCAGGCCGGACCGGCGCGGAGGCCGTCCGAGTCTAG
- the glpX gene encoding class II fructose-bisphosphatase, whose amino-acid sequence MERELALEVVRVTEMAALASAPWIGRGDKIRADGAATEAMRRMFGSIAIRGRVVIGEGEMDEAPMLYIGEELGTGSGPEADVAVDPLEGTELAARGLNNALSVLALAPRGQLLHAPDMYMQKLAVGPALAGRLRLQDPPAATLRKAALELGKPLSELTVALLERERHAPLLAELRSLGVRARLLTDGDVAGAMAPCFPETGVDLYMGSGGAPEGVLAAAAIKCLGGEFQGRLLPGGQEQLRRCAAMGIADPSRVLRTDDLVGTGDVIFAATGVTQGDFLDGVRDLPGRLASTHSVVMRAATRTVRFIQTRHDLSLKAVMAGGQAFG is encoded by the coding sequence ATGGAACGCGAATTGGCGCTCGAAGTCGTGCGGGTGACCGAGATGGCTGCCCTGGCCAGCGCCCCGTGGATCGGACGAGGCGACAAGATAAGGGCGGACGGCGCGGCGACGGAAGCGATGCGGAGGATGTTCGGCTCCATCGCCATCCGGGGGCGCGTCGTCATCGGGGAAGGGGAGATGGACGAGGCGCCGATGCTCTACATCGGCGAGGAGCTCGGCACCGGCAGCGGTCCGGAAGCGGATGTGGCCGTCGACCCGCTCGAGGGCACGGAGCTCGCCGCGCGCGGCCTGAACAACGCGCTGTCGGTGCTCGCGCTCGCGCCGCGCGGCCAGCTGCTGCATGCCCCCGACATGTACATGCAGAAGCTCGCCGTCGGACCCGCGCTCGCAGGGAGGCTGCGCCTGCAGGACCCGCCGGCGGCCACCCTGCGCAAGGCGGCGCTTGAGCTCGGCAAGCCGCTCTCCGAGCTGACGGTGGCCCTGCTCGAGCGGGAACGGCACGCGCCGCTGCTGGCCGAGCTGCGGTCGCTCGGGGTCCGGGCGCGGCTGCTGACCGACGGCGACGTGGCCGGCGCGATGGCGCCGTGCTTTCCCGAGACGGGCGTCGATCTGTACATGGGCTCCGGCGGAGCTCCGGAGGGCGTGCTGGCCGCAGCGGCCATCAAGTGCCTCGGCGGAGAATTCCAGGGCCGGCTGCTGCCGGGCGGCCAAGAGCAGCTGCGGCGATGCGCCGCGATGGGCATCGCCGATCCGTCCCGCGTGCTGCGCACGGACGACCTCGTCGGCACGGGCGACGTCATTTTCGCCGCGACCGGCGTGACGCAAGGCGATTTCCTGGACGGGGTGCGCGATCTGCCGGGACGGCTCGCCTCGACGCACTCGGTCGTCATGCGGGCCGCGACGCGCACGGTGCGCTTCATCCAGACGCGCCACGACCTGTCGCTGAAAGCCGTGATGGCGGGCGGCCAGGCGTTCGGATAA
- a CDS encoding aldo/keto reductase, producing the protein MEYTKLGRSGLRVSRLCLGTMNFGVGTEEKEAFAIMDAALDAGINFFDTANIYGWGENSGRTEEIMGRWFAQGGGRRERVVLATKAYGDMHDAHDGPNREAGLSSYKLRRHLEGSLRRLQTDHIELYQMHHVDRSVSWEELWPAFGDMQAQGKIGYVGSSNFAGWDLAVAQGEAKARGVLGLVSEQHKYNLLTRLPELEVLPSAQAHGIGVIPWSPLDGGLLSGNIRRGDAGQRSGDKRWEKHREQLEAYGRLCDELGETEDLVSLAWLLHQPAVTAPIIGVRTLEQFERSLRAVEIKLDESVLKRIDDIFPGPGGQAPNAYAW; encoded by the coding sequence ATGGAGTACACCAAGCTTGGCCGTTCGGGGCTGCGGGTCAGCCGTCTCTGCCTGGGCACGATGAATTTCGGCGTCGGTACGGAGGAAAAGGAAGCGTTCGCCATCATGGATGCCGCGCTGGATGCCGGCATCAACTTCTTCGATACGGCGAACATCTACGGCTGGGGAGAAAATTCCGGCCGCACGGAAGAGATCATGGGCCGCTGGTTCGCGCAGGGAGGCGGCCGCCGCGAGCGCGTCGTGCTCGCCACCAAGGCTTACGGCGACATGCATGATGCGCATGACGGGCCCAACCGCGAGGCGGGCCTGTCGTCGTACAAGCTCCGCCGCCATCTGGAAGGCTCGCTGCGCCGGCTGCAGACCGACCACATCGAGCTGTACCAGATGCATCACGTGGATCGCAGCGTCAGCTGGGAGGAGCTGTGGCCGGCCTTCGGCGACATGCAGGCGCAGGGCAAGATCGGGTACGTCGGCTCCAGCAACTTCGCGGGCTGGGATCTGGCGGTCGCCCAAGGCGAGGCCAAGGCGCGCGGCGTGCTCGGCCTCGTCTCCGAGCAGCATAAGTACAACCTGCTGACCCGGCTGCCCGAGCTGGAGGTGCTGCCGTCCGCTCAGGCGCATGGCATCGGCGTCATTCCGTGGAGCCCGCTCGACGGCGGCCTGCTGTCCGGCAACATCCGCCGCGGCGATGCGGGCCAGCGCAGCGGCGACAAGCGCTGGGAGAAGCATCGCGAGCAGCTCGAGGCTTACGGCCGCCTGTGCGACGAGCTCGGAGAGACCGAGGACCTCGTGTCGCTGGCCTGGCTGCTCCACCAGCCGGCCGTCACCGCCCCGATCATCGGCGTGCGCACGCTGGAGCAGTTCGAGCGCTCGCTGCGCGCCGTCGAGATCAAGCTCGACGAGAGCGTTTTGAAGCGCATCGATGACATTTTCCCGGGTCCGGGAGGACAAGCTCCGAACGCCTACGCCTGGTAA
- a CDS encoding MGDG synthase family glycosyltransferase: MALLLYASYGDGHLQAAKTIRDQLAAQGCRRIQMVDLMGEAHPLLDALSRRFYRSSYRFFPRLYGWLYEATRLAASRSPLARCLHSPGRRRLVQLLREERPDILLHTFPLFPGPPAGSPDRPALTAAIVTDYDLHRRWVHPGIDRYYAPTEEMRAELLAAGVPEERVCVAGIPVRPGFDARLRGLDRSELSRRGFDPELPLVLLIGGGAGVLGGLLPACARLLEARPRLQLALICGRNAAFARKARRRFAGHPGAGRLHVLGYVEELPELMRHAACLVTKPGGLTIAEGLAAGVPLVLFRPVPGQERRNAAYAERMGAAAVARTPDALAEAVLKLLADPVRLKESARRAEALGRPDGAERIAGDLLRQLEGYTGKEWPIRPSCRSRRNPG; this comes from the coding sequence ATGGCGCTGCTGCTGTACGCCTCCTACGGCGACGGCCACCTGCAGGCCGCCAAAACGATCCGCGACCAGCTCGCCGCGCAAGGCTGCCGCCGAATACAGATGGTGGACCTGATGGGCGAAGCCCATCCGCTCCTGGATGCTCTCTCCCGCCGCTTTTACCGCAGCAGCTACCGCTTCTTTCCCCGTCTGTACGGATGGCTGTACGAAGCGACGCGACTCGCCGCATCCCGGTCGCCGCTCGCCCGGTGCCTCCACTCCCCAGGCCGTAGGCGCCTGGTCCAGCTGCTGCGCGAGGAGCGTCCCGACATCCTGCTGCATACGTTCCCGCTCTTTCCCGGCCCGCCCGCCGGATCGCCGGATCGCCCCGCGCTGACAGCCGCGATCGTCACCGACTATGACCTGCATCGCCGCTGGGTCCATCCCGGCATCGACCGCTACTACGCCCCGACGGAGGAAATGCGCGCCGAGCTTCTCGCCGCCGGCGTACCCGAGGAGCGCGTCTGCGTCGCCGGCATCCCGGTGAGGCCCGGGTTCGATGCCCGGCTGCGCGGCCTCGACCGCAGCGAGCTGTCTCGCCGCGGCTTCGATCCCGAGCTGCCGCTCGTGCTGCTCATAGGCGGCGGAGCTGGCGTCCTCGGCGGCCTGCTGCCCGCCTGCGCCCGGCTGCTCGAGGCGCGGCCGCGGCTTCAGCTCGCGCTGATCTGCGGCCGCAACGCAGCGTTCGCCCGCAAGGCCCGCCGCCGCTTCGCCGGCCATCCCGGGGCCGGCCGCCTGCATGTGCTCGGCTATGTCGAAGAGCTGCCGGAGCTGATGCGGCACGCGGCCTGCCTCGTGACGAAGCCGGGCGGCCTGACGATCGCCGAAGGGCTGGCCGCCGGCGTGCCGCTCGTCCTTTTTCGTCCCGTGCCGGGCCAGGAGCGCCGCAATGCGGCCTATGCGGAGCGGATGGGCGCAGCCGCCGTCGCCCGCACGCCGGACGCCCTCGCCGAAGCGGTGCTGAAACTGTTGGCCGATCCGGTACGTCTAAAGGAAAGCGCGCGCCGGGCGGAAGCGCTCGGCCGTCCGGACGGGGCCGAGCGGATCGCCGGCGATTTGCTGCGGCAGCTGGAGGGGTATACTGGGAAGGAATGGCCGATTCGGCCAAGCTGTCGTTCAAGGAGGAACCCCGGATGA
- a CDS encoding MFS transporter, with product MKAIPSLLRSGARSRSQLPLLAVVLLLVEFARGAALVSFLPLYGTNTLGLTLGTVGAAITAHYLTDTALKLGIGYGLDRLSIRTVVFVGMLVSLAGILLLPLAHAPSLFIAASALYGVGISPIWIVCLTRVREEKRASQMGTLYAIWLGGLGAGPIVCNIVLDYSDRAAYLLLLGSVAAATALSLLLGGRATTDSAQHVPLRRQLPVLRERLRAMRLLLPGMVLQTAVAGMLVTVLPTFATDRLALSGAQYSLLLTAGGVLTIGMLMPMGRLSDRLSRHRRWFLVAGFFAVAASLYALSFTRSFVLCVGLAALLGLSYAAVLPAWNALLAAYVPPSQKGLGWGMLSTVEGVGGMIGPVAGGLAATWRGEPFVVWLSALLFGLIGLCYGFLPLSEAADGRSKLSE from the coding sequence ATGAAGGCAATTCCATCGCTGCTGCGCTCCGGTGCCAGGAGCCGATCCCAGCTCCCGCTGCTCGCCGTCGTCCTGCTGCTCGTCGAATTCGCGCGCGGGGCGGCGCTGGTCAGCTTCCTGCCCCTGTACGGCACGAATACGCTCGGCCTGACGCTCGGCACGGTCGGCGCGGCGATTACGGCCCATTACTTGACCGACACGGCGCTCAAGCTCGGCATCGGGTACGGACTGGACCGCCTGTCGATCCGGACCGTCGTCTTCGTCGGCATGCTCGTCTCTCTGGCCGGCATCCTGCTGCTGCCGCTGGCGCACGCGCCGTCGCTGTTCATCGCGGCGTCCGCGCTGTACGGCGTCGGCATCTCTCCGATCTGGATCGTCTGCCTCACCCGGGTCAGGGAGGAGAAGCGAGCCTCGCAAATGGGCACGCTCTACGCGATCTGGCTCGGCGGCCTCGGCGCCGGTCCGATCGTCTGCAACATCGTGCTCGACTACAGCGACCGCGCCGCCTATCTGCTGCTGCTCGGCTCGGTGGCCGCCGCGACCGCGCTCTCGCTGCTGCTGGGCGGGCGGGCCACGACCGATTCCGCGCAGCATGTGCCGCTGCGCCGGCAGCTGCCTGTGCTGAGGGAGCGGCTGCGGGCGATGCGGCTGCTGCTGCCCGGCATGGTGCTGCAGACCGCCGTCGCCGGCATGCTCGTCACCGTCCTGCCGACGTTCGCGACGGACCGCCTGGCGCTGAGCGGCGCCCAGTACTCCCTGCTGCTCACGGCCGGAGGCGTGCTGACGATCGGCATGCTGATGCCGATGGGCCGGCTGTCCGACCGGCTGAGCCGCCATCGGCGCTGGTTTCTCGTCGCCGGCTTCTTCGCCGTCGCGGCCTCGCTGTACGCGCTCTCCTTCACGCGCAGCTTCGTGCTCTGCGTCGGCCTGGCCGCCTTGCTCGGCCTGTCCTACGCCGCCGTGCTGCCCGCCTGGAACGCGCTGCTCGCCGCTTATGTTCCGCCTAGCCAGAAGGGGCTCGGCTGGGGTATGCTGAGCACAGTGGAGGGCGTCGGCGGCATGATCGGCCCCGTCGCCGGCGGCCTGGCGGCCACCTGGCGCGGCGAGCCGTTCGTCGTCTGGCTCAGCGCCCTGCTGTTTGGACTCATCGGGCTGTGCTACGGCTTCCTGCCGCTTTCGGAAGCTGCCGATGGCCGCTCTAAATTATCGGAATAG
- a CDS encoding TVP38/TMEM64 family protein, whose product MNHIQKWLGQLKSMNLQQLEHTLQQLSHYGPLPGMLLPFAEAFLPFLPLFVFIAANANIYGLGLGFLYSWIGVSAGSICVFFLARTFGSGLGMWLERRFPRAGKFFDWLERRGFTPVFLLSCFPFSPSVLVNIASGLSSLPLRTFLLAVLLGKAVMIMVISLLSFNIGELAPWRIALAAVVVVALWLGGKKLETRYLAK is encoded by the coding sequence ATGAACCACATCCAAAAGTGGCTCGGCCAACTCAAAAGCATGAATTTGCAGCAGCTGGAGCACACCTTGCAGCAGCTTTCCCATTACGGGCCGCTGCCCGGCATGCTGCTGCCTTTCGCGGAGGCGTTCCTGCCTTTCCTGCCGCTGTTCGTCTTCATCGCGGCCAACGCCAACATCTACGGCCTCGGCCTCGGCTTCCTCTATTCGTGGATCGGCGTCAGCGCCGGCTCCATCTGCGTCTTTTTCTTGGCCCGCACGTTCGGGTCCGGGCTTGGCATGTGGCTGGAGCGGCGCTTTCCCCGCGCCGGCAAGTTTTTCGACTGGCTGGAGCGCCGCGGGTTCACGCCGGTGTTCCTGCTCAGCTGCTTCCCTTTTTCCCCGTCGGTCCTGGTAAACATCGCCTCCGGCCTGAGCTCGCTGCCGCTGCGCACGTTCCTGCTTGCCGTGCTGCTCGGCAAAGCCGTCATGATTATGGTCATCTCGCTGCTCAGCTTCAACATCGGCGAGCTCGCTCCCTGGCGCATCGCGCTGGCGGCCGTCGTCGTCGTGGCGCTGTGGCTGGGCGGCAAGAAGCTCGAGACGCGCTACCTCGCCAAGTAG
- a CDS encoding transposase: MSRNEDNPVHNEMEPVSGEHVEVDGVYTNQWGREEKLQRGDVFPADPMWGSTEWKLTELEFSNHHAGHTDPREIPHDSANDPENHLQHPRRHKHKEHRGDE; the protein is encoded by the coding sequence ATGAGCAGGAACGAGGACAATCCCGTCCATAACGAGATGGAACCGGTCTCGGGCGAGCATGTCGAGGTCGACGGCGTCTACACGAACCAGTGGGGACGCGAGGAGAAGCTGCAGCGCGGAGACGTTTTTCCGGCCGATCCGATGTGGGGCTCGACAGAATGGAAGCTGACCGAGCTTGAATTCAGCAACCATCACGCCGGCCATACCGATCCGCGCGAGATTCCGCATGACAGCGCCAACGATCCGGAGAACCATCTCCAGCATCCGCGCCGCCACAAGCATAAAGAGCATCGCGGCGACGAGTAG